ATTTCTTTGAGGGAGAATCCCAGACCCTGAGCCCGCTTGATAAATATAACTCTATCGACTATGTCGCTCCCGTACTGCCGGTATCCCGATTCTCTCCCCGGCGGTCCGGGGATCAGCCCTCTCCGCTCGTAGTAGATGTTGTTGAATACAAGAGATTAATCAAAGCTGAAAAATGGCTCCCACAACGGTACGCCTCGGGGAGCCAATGAGATCGAAAGCCAGCTTAAAGCCGGCTTCTCTGATGGTTCAAAGTTCCTTGTTGAAAACCCGGCCATCTGGTACCTTACCCTCATGCCGTCCTGTTTCTATATACTCAGACTTGAATCCGGAAGACTCTACTGCGGGGCCACGAAAGATATCAAAAGAAGAGTGAGAGAGCATTTCGAAGGGATAGGTTGCAGGACTACGAAAGGGGACCCTCCCGTTGAGCTCGTTTATTTTGAAACCTTCGACTCATACTCGGATGCGTGCAAGCGGGAAGCCCAGGTAAAACGCTGGCCTAAGAAGAAAAAAGAATTGCTCCTTTCCGGTGACATTTTTCACCGACCCGTAAAGTAAAAATTTAGCAAAGGTGAAGCACGTAAAAATCCCTTCTCTTTTGTGGGCAATGATGATCGCATTGCAAACAGCAATCGTAAATGAAACCCTTCTTTGTTGATTTCACTTCACGGGTAAGAATATGGTTATTTCGGTTCCGCCGGAGGACCTGTTTCTCGCCTCTATGCGTCCGTTGTGAGCTTTGACGATATTGTTGCTGATTGCCAGCCCCAGCCCCATCCCCGCCGGTTTTGTAGTGAAGAAAGGTTCAAAGATGCGATCTGCAATTTCAGCAGGTATTCCGGGGCCATCATCCAGAAAGCTTATTTTAACCCACGGTGAATCGAGTTTTGTACTGATTCCCAATTCACCGCTCGCCCCGCAGGATTCAAAAGAGTTCTTTATCAGGTTTATGAAAACCTGCTTTAAAAGGGATGGATCCGCCTGAATATCAGGGACATTTTCAGACAAGGAGCTCTTGATCTTCATGTGCAGCTTCTCCATCTCGACGAGCCCGATCGTTTTTTGGATTACTTCGTTTACGTTTATGGAATCCTTCTCCACCTTCAGCGGCCTCGTAAAATCCTGAAAGTTGCCCAGTATGGTATTTAACCGTTCAACTTCTTCGTTGATGACACGGTGATACTCCCGTATTTTCGGCTGCTCGATGTCCTTTAACGCGCTGGCCTGCAGGATCGATGCGCTTTTTATCGAGCTGAGAGGATTTCTTATCTCATGGGCAATGCCGGCCGCCATTTCCCGCAAGAGGTCCAGTCTCCTCCGGGTTTGAGAGAGAACATCGAAGGCCCTCCGGTGCCTGTATACGCCGATGGCAAGTATCGAGGTAAACATAACGCTGCCGGCATGGCCAAGGGGGGGAACGTGGACGCTCACTTTTTGGACCAGGTCCGTCATCCCTGCAAAGAAGGCAATAACGGAAGCGAAAAGAAGATACTTCAGCCGGTTCTTTTCATCATCGTATTCTGACCGTTGGATGCCTCTGACGACCATAAGGATACCCCAGAGGATAAACGGAAAAAGAAGAACCAGGAACCCGATATTCCAGGTCATGCCCCCTATGAGCCTTCTCGTCAGAGAATTTACCTGCTCAAAGGGAACACTGATCGCGAGCACACCGGAAAATACGTATGCAACGANNNNNNNNNNNNNNNNNNNNNNNNNNNNNNNNNNNAATGCCGGGGCCATTGCAGAGCCGATCGATGAAAGGTACTTCCAGGTGCTTCCCCCCAGTTCGGCCGGCGTCCATAGCTGGTTCCCCGTTGCAAACACCATGTAGTCACCAAAATTCCAGAGCCCGACGGAGATGCAGATAAAGGAAAAGGTGAGAAAAATCCTGTTCCTGGAAGTACGCGCTATCACGATCACGGCGAAGACAAGGTTTATCACAACCGCCGCTAGTGCTATGTAGCCATTTATNNNNNNNNNNNNNNNNNNNNNNNNNNNNNNNNNNNNNNNNNNNNNNNNNNNNNNNNNNCAAATGTAGCCAAATGGGCGCAATCAGTCAAGATTACATCGACAGGAAACAGAAGGGAAAATCTCGGTCAAAGGGGAATATTATTCGAATACCCGGGTACGCCGACGACCTGTTGGAACATCGGGTTGCAGGGGTCTTTACCTCTGCGATGATATTGCCACCTTCTCCTTGCGAATGACCTCCAGGATCTTTTCTGCGGTTTTGTATCCTGACACGACGGTTCCCCCCGGTAAAACCATCGTTGGCGTCGAGTTTATCCCGAGGCTTTCAACCAGCTTCAGCGTATTGTCGACGACGGAAGTCTCACATGCGGGTTCGGGAACGGGCCGGTTGTCGAAGCTGTCTTCGAGCATGCGCATGGACTTTGAGCAGATTATGCTCTTCGAGATACCGTAGGCCTGGGGATGCATCTTGAGGGGATAGAGCTTTATGTAAAAAACGACGTCGGGGGAGTTCGCCACAACCTTCTTCATCTCATCGTGCATTTTCTTGCAGTAAGGGCACTTTGGATCGGTAAAAACGATTACCTTCGTTTTCCCGCCGGTATTCCCGAGAACCAGGGCATCGTCGATTGGTATCTTCGAAACGTCGACCCTGTTGAACTTCTTGTACAGTTTCCTCGTTATGTTCTCGCCGCTCCCTGCACGGACGACGCTTCCCGCGATGATATAGGACTTGGAAAAATCTATGTACAGAGGGTAGTTGCGCCCATTTTTCTCGACTTCAGCAACCCACAGGCCGGGGACCTCCGCGTAATCAACGCTGTTTACCCGGTCAACGTACTTCTTCAGCAGCTCTTCCGCCTCGCTTTTGTTCAGGCTGTGGCAGTCCCGACAGGACCCTTCAGCACACCCGCTCCCGCCGAATGCAAAAACATCGCCGGCACCGAGAACGAGTGCCAGGAGGCAAAAGATAATGGTTAGCCGTCTCATACGCTTCTCCTTATGCTGCTTCGTCTGTTATTGTATCTACGTTCCGCCTGATGCGGATATTCACCTCACTTCAACATGCGGGAAAGGACATACGAGCACGAGAAACCAAAAACGCGTTCCCTGAAAAAACATTTTTTATTATACCAGAATATCCGGTGAGAGTTTTAAAACACAAAAAGACCGGCCAGATTCAAAGCACCCGAAAACGAACAAATTATGACGCCAAGGAGGGTACAATAGAAGAATAGAAGGCAATGGACAAAGAAAATGTCTCTACCGAAGGGTCTTGAAAAAATATCGGATACCGTCTGGGAAATTTCACCCGCCTACAAGGCCGGCATGCGCGTACCGGCGAGAATCTACGCCACGGAAAAACTGATTCTCGAGATGGACGAGGGCGTATTTGACCAGGTAACGAACGTCGCCACCCTCCCGGGTATCCAGAAGTACGCATACTGCATGCCCGACGGTCACTGGGGATACGGATTCCCCATCGGTGGGGTCGCTGCCATGGATACCGAAGAGGGAGTCATATCCCCCGGAGGAATAGGGTTCGATGTAAATTGCGGCATGCGGCTCGTCCTGACAAACATCACCCATGAGGAAGTCAAACCCCATCTTCGCCTCCTCGTGGACAGGCTCTTCGAGCGTGTTCCCGCAGGAGTCGGCTCTACGGGTTTTTTAAAGATATCCCACGACGAGTTTCGCGAACTCCTGGAGGAGGGAGGCAGGTGGTGCGTGAAAAACGGATACGGGTGGGACGAGGACCTCGAGCTCACGGAGGAGGGGGGATGCATTCCCGGGGCAGATGCGAGCAAGATAAGCGACAGGGCGGTTTTGCGCGGGTTCAAGCAGGTGGGGACACTCGGGTCGGGGAACCACTATCTGGAGATCCAGGTAGCGAAACCCGAATTCATCTACGACGAAAAGCTGGCAAAGACCTTCGGCATCTCTATCCCCAACCAGGTGGTCATCATGTTTCACTGCGGAAGCCGCGGATTCGGCCATCAGGTCGCAACGGATTACCTGCAGATATTTCTGAAGGTGATGGAAAAAAAATATGGCATAAAGATCCTGGACCGGGAACTGGCCTGTGCACCATTTAACTCCCACGAGGGGCAGGAATACTTTGCTGCGATGAAGTGTGCAATCAACATGTCTTTTGCAAACCGCCAGGTCATACTGCACCGGATACGGGAGGTGTTTTCAGATATCTTTCGGAAGGACCCGCTCGACCTGGGCCTGCGGCAGGTATACGATGTGGCCCACAACACGGCCAAGCTGGAAAGACACGTCATCGACGGAGAAAAGCGCGATATCCTCGTCCACAGGAAAGGCGCAACGAGGGCATTCGGCCCCGGCATGGAGGGGCTGCCTGATTTATATGCAAGCTCGGGACAGCCGGTTATCATAGGGGGAAGCATGGAAACCGGCTCCTACCTTCTTGCGGGAGTGGAAGGAGGGCAGGAAACCTTTTTCTCCACGGCTCACGGGAGCGGACGCACGATGAGCCGCAGAAAAGCCAAGAAGCTGTTTCGAGGCCGTGATTTGCAGAAAAAGATGGAACAGCGCGGCATCTACGTGCGCAGCGTCTCCTATTCCGGTCTCGCCGAGGAGGCGGGTCCCGCATACAAGGACATAGACGAGGTCATCGCGGCAACCGAGCTGGCCGGGATCAGCAAGAGGGTTGTCCGCTTCGTTCCCATTGGAAACATCAAGGGATAGGTATGAGCCAGAGAACTCCCATCGCGCTGATAACGGGGTCACTCGGCAGCGGAAAAACCACGCTCCTGATGAGAATCCTGGCCGAAACGGACAGGAAAATCGCCGTGCTCATGAATGAGTTCGGTGAAATTGCCATCGACAGCGAGGTCATTCAGGGTGAACACATCCAGATGGTGGAGCTTGCAGGTGGGTGCGTCTGCTGTTCCCTCACGGGTGAATTTGAGGCCGCCATCGAAGAAATACTGGAGATGGCTTCACCGGAACTCATCATCGTTGAGGCTACCGGGGTTGCCGAGGCAGATGCCCTGGTCTTTGAAGTCGAGGACAACGTGCCGATGGTCAGACTCGACAGCGTCATCTGCATCGTCGATTGTTATACGAGCGTGCGTTACCCCCGGGTGGGATACACCGCCAGGACGCAGCTTCAGGCAGCCGACATCCTGCTCCTGAACAAGACGGATCTGGTATCGGAAGAAGAGGCTGGCTGGGTGATCGATGAAGTACGTAAGTACAATGACAGGGCCGAAATCCTAAAAACGGTCCGCTGCGGGGTCGATGTGGACCTCCTTTTCGGCCTGACCTCCGGAAGGAGTCTCGACTTTCGCCCATCGTCAGGGGACGATCATTTTTCCTCTTGTACTTTCACCACGGAAAGGGTGATGGACCGGAAAAAGTTCGAAGAGGTGATATCGAGTCTTCCCCTTTCGGTCTACCGTGCCAAGGGCTTCGTGCAGTTTCACGACGGATCCTACCTCTTCAACTATGTGATCGGCCGAGCCGATCTCGACGAGTTCAGCACCCGTGGGACCCGCCTCGTGTTCATCGGCAAAAACCTCGATGCCGTGATGGAGAATATACTGAACGACCTCCATCAGTGCGAGGATTGATGTGCCCTACCGATACCTGGAGGACATAGCAACTGCCGACATCGCCTTCGAGGCATGGGGGGCAACCCTTGAAGAAACCTTCGTCGCCGCAGCTGATGCCACCATGAACGTCATGGTGGAGGAGCTTAATTCAATTGCCCCCATTCAGCGCAGAACAATTGATGTCAGTGCCGAAGAGATCGACATGCTGCTCTTTGAAACGCTCCAGGAACTTATCTTCTACAAGGACGCCGATACGCTCCTTTTACGGGTGTCTGCGGTGAGGATCAGAAAAGAGGACGATACTTTCTTCCTTTCCGGNNNNNNNNNNNNNNNNNNNNNNNNNNNNNNNNACCGCTTCGCACTTCGCCAGACCAGCGAAGGATGGCATGCCACGGTTATCCTCGACATCTGAACCAAAATACGGGCTCGCCTCGCATTTTTCAAAGAGACGTGCAAGCATTCCTGGCATAATGTATCAACAAACTACCGAGCAAGTAGAAACGGGGAGAAGAAGATGATACACGACGGCGAGAAGAGCTTTGGAAGGTACTTTGAGGATTTCACCGTGGGGGATATCTTCAAACATTTTCCCGGGAGAACGGTCACCGAGTTCGACGATACCCTCTTTACCCTCCTTACCATGAACCAGCATCCCCTCCACCTCGACGAGCACTACGCAAAGGGCACCGAGTGGGGCAGGCGCCTGGTGACCGGCTACTTTTCCTTCTGCCTCGTATACGGCATGACTGTTCGGGACCTTTCGGGGAAAACCGCGGCCAACCTGGGAATAGACCGGATACGGTTTTTAAAGCCCGTTTGCCACGGTGATTCCCTCTACGCGGAGAGCAGGATAACGGACAAGAGGGATTCCAAGAGCCGGAGCACCATGGGTGTCGTCTCCGTTGAAACGAAAGGATTCAACCAGAAGAAAGAGCTAATTCTCACCTTCGAGAGGACTTTCTTCGCACCGAAAAAAACAGCCGGTCCCTGAGCCTTGCTGAAGGGGATTGGACCGGGCTTCTAAAGACGATACCTTAGTACACGTGCGTGATAAAATGAGAACAGCAAAAAAAGCTGTATAAGGAGGGAAAACATGGCAAGGAAAAACATTTCACTTTTTCTCTGCCTAACCCTGCTTTTCACATTCATCCTGTTTTCATCTCTTGGAGGAATGGCATCGGCGGGGGGCGAAAAAGCCGCCGCTGTAACGGGAGTGACCGTTCCCGAAGGGTACAGGACCTGGGCGGTCATAGCCCCCTCTTACAGGACGGACAAGGATGAAATACGGCTCATCCTCGGCAATGCTATCGCCGCCGATGCGGCAATGAACAACATCCGGCCCTACCCCGACGGCGCAATACTCGCAAAGCTGGCGTACAAGGGAGTAAAAAGCGGCGAGTGGGAGGCAGCCCTGGTCCCCGGAGCGCCCCAGAGACAGGAATTCATGGTGAAGGATTCGAAGAAATACCCGTCAACGGGCGGTTGGGGATTCGGAAGATTCGTGGATGGAAAACCCGTTGGCGACGAAAAGCTCTACGCAACCTGCTTCCCGTGCCATCAGGCAAACGTCAAGGACAACGATTACGTCTTCACGCGCTTCGCTCCATAAGGCTGCACCTGTCCTTTNNNNNNNNNNNNNNNNNNNNNNNNNNNNNNNNNNNNNAGAAGCGACATCCTGAAAGGTTTCGAAACCCTCATAGCGGGGAAAAAACTGTTCGGCGCGGAGATCAATCCGGAAGTGCTGAAAAAAAGCGGATCGAAGCGCAGTTTCCTCATCTCGAAAACTCCGCCGAAAAAGAAGCTCATGTCTACCTGGGCGAAAATATCTGACAATCAGTTCTCCCCGGACAGCTTTTTCCAGATGCTGTCCGTTACCATAGGCGGCTTCGAACACAGGGAGAACATGCTCCTCTTCGGCAGAGACAGGATCATTTACAACACGCAGATTTTCCATGGAGACAGGTCGATCGGAGAAATGACCCTCTTTTTTTATACCCTCTTCGACGAGGCATTCGGCATCTGGGCCTACCTGAAACGGAAAAGGCTGAAAGTCATGTATATCGACACCATATGGCTGGAAAAGCAGAGTTCCGGGTATGCATCCGACCTGTTTCGATACTACGAAAAGCTCTTCCATGACATCGGCTTTCACCAGTTCAGGCTCAAAGCCTCCCTTTCGGTGGGAAAGTATTACTGGGCAAAGGAGGGGTTTGACTGCCTCGAGAAGGCCCAGCTGAAGAAAAAGAAAGAGAGGATGCGTGCTCTCGTTCTGGAGAGAAATCTCCCCGTCACCGATGCAGAACTAAACCGCCTGAACCACATGTACGACTTCGCAGGCTTCAAAAGGGACGTTGCCGTTCCCGTCTACAGCAACAAAGATGGCTACTATTCCCTGGATAGGGACGACCACTACCCAAAGGTGCACCACTTTCCTCTCGGCAAGGCATTCCTGCTCACCCAGGACCCGTGGGACGGCTTCAAAATAATATACACGAACACGCCGAGAAGGACGGGTTTTGTCTATTCCAGCGACTGTCTCCTCCACAGAACGCGCACGGGGCATCCCGAGACCCCGAGGCGGGTGGAAAAGGTTTTGAGAGCAATCAACAAAAACGAGCTTCACCGCAGCCTGGTTTTCCTCGATCCCTATCTCCCCGACCGGGAGATGCTGGAAAAAGTCCACCTATCCCACTACCTGGATCAGTTCAGACAGAGCGTGTTGCAAGGGAAGAGCCAGTTTCAAACGAGGGACTGTTCGATTTCCCGTGAAAGCTACGATGCGGCTCTCCTGGCAGTTGGGGGGGTGATGGCCGGTGTCGACGCAGTGTTGAATCGAAGGGTGGAGAACGTCTTCTGCATGGTGAGGCCTCCGGGCCATCACGCCGGGTCCGACTATGCCATGGGATTCTGTTTTATCAACAACGTCGCCGTGGGCGCCCGGTACGCCAGAAAAGTCTACGGCGTGGAGAGGATATTCATCCTCGACTGGGACGTCCATCACGGGAACGGAACCCAGGATATCTTCTACGAGGATGATAGGACATTTTTCTGCAGCATCCACGAACATCCCACTTTCTGCTATCCCGGTACGGGAAGAAGGATGGACAGAGGTAAGGGAAAAGGATCGGGATTCACCCTGAACGTGCCTTTGAAACCCCACTCCGTTGACAGCGAAGTGGTGGAGGCATTTGAAAGGGAAGTCGTTCCCGCAATAGAAGGTTTCAGGCCCGACCTCATCATGGTATCAGCCGGATTTGACGCCCACAAAGACGATCCCATAGCGGGGCTCGACCTTTCGGAACTATCATTTGAATACATGACGCAAAGGGTCTGTGAGATAGCCGATAAGCACTGCGAGGGCCGGATCGTCTCGGTCCTCGAGGGCGGGTATAACAGCGCGTCTCTGACATCGTCAATTCTTGCACACCTCAAAACCCTTCAGGGGAGGAGCGAACTATGTATGTCGGGAAAAGGATGACCAAAGAGGTGGTATCGGTAAGTCCCGGTGACTCCCTGAAACATGCAAACCACCTGTTGAAGACGAACGCTATCCA
The sequence above is drawn from the Deltaproteobacteria bacterium genome and encodes:
- a CDS encoding MerR family DNA-binding protein, encoding MYYERRGLIPGPPGRESGYRQYGSDIVDRVIFIKRAQGLGFSLKEISDLLTLRVDPETTCADVMARADDS
- a CDS encoding GIY-YIG nuclease family protein, yielding MPSCFYILRLESGRLYCGATKDIKRRVREHFEGIGCRTTKGDPPVELVYFETFDSYSDACKREAQVKRWPKKKKELLLSGDIFHRPVK
- a CDS encoding thioredoxin fold domain-containing protein, whose product is MRRLTIIFCLLALVLGAGDVFAFGGSGCAEGSCRDCHSLNKSEAEELLKKYVDRVNSVDYAEVPGLWVAEVEKNGRNYPLYIDFSKSYIIAGSVVRAGSGENITRKLYKKFNRVDVSKIPIDDALVLGNTGGKTKVIVFTDPKCPYCKKMHDEMKKVVANSPDVVFYIKLYPLKMHPQAYGISKSIICSKSMRMLEDSFDNRPVPEPACETSVVDNTLKLVESLGINSTPTMVLPGGTVVSGYKTAEKILEVIRKEKVAISSQR
- a CDS encoding RNA-splicing ligase RtcB yields the protein MSLPKGLEKISDTVWEISPAYKAGMRVPARIYATEKLILEMDEGVFDQVTNVATLPGIQKYAYCMPDGHWGYGFPIGGVAAMDTEEGVISPGGIGFDVNCGMRLVLTNITHEEVKPHLRLLVDRLFERVPAGVGSTGFLKISHDEFRELLEEGGRWCVKNGYGWDEDLELTEEGGCIPGADASKISDRAVLRGFKQVGTLGSGNHYLEIQVAKPEFIYDEKLAKTFGISIPNQVVIMFHCGSRGFGHQVATDYLQIFLKVMEKKYGIKILDRELACAPFNSHEGQEYFAAMKCAINMSFANRQVILHRIREVFSDIFRKDPLDLGLRQVYDVAHNTAKLERHVIDGEKRDILVHRKGATRAFGPGMEGLPDLYASSGQPVIIGGSMETGSYLLAGVEGGQETFFSTAHGSGRTMSRRKAKKLFRGRDLQKKMEQRGIYVRSVSYSGLAEEAGPAYKDIDEVIAATELAGISKRVVRFVPIGNIKG
- a CDS encoding GTP-binding protein, with the protein product MSQRTPIALITGSLGSGKTTLLMRILAETDRKIAVLMNEFGEIAIDSEVIQGEHIQMVELAGGCVCCSLTGEFEAAIEEILEMASPELIIVEATGVAEADALVFEVEDNVPMVRLDSVICIVDCYTSVRYPRVGYTARTQLQAADILLLNKTDLVSEEEAGWVIDEVRKYNDRAEILKTVRCGVDVDLLFGLTSGRSLDFRPSSGDDHFSSCTFTTERVMDRKKFEEVISSLPLSVYRAKGFVQFHDGSYLFNYVIGRADLDEFSTRGTRLVFIGKNLDAVMENILNDLHQCED
- a CDS encoding MaoC family dehydratase, whose amino-acid sequence is MIHDGEKSFGRYFEDFTVGDIFKHFPGRTVTEFDDTLFTLLTMNQHPLHLDEHYAKGTEWGRRLVTGYFSFCLVYGMTVRDLSGKTAANLGIDRIRFLKPVCHGDSLYAESRITDKRDSKSRSTMGVVSVETKGFNQKKELILTFERTFFAPKKTAGP